A window of the Streptomyces griseochromogenes genome harbors these coding sequences:
- a CDS encoding DUF1259 domain-containing protein encodes MSDERSQDTRSRLTASRRRVLAAAVLAPAATGEPARARALSTRPGDRALVQPVMTRLADWADVSKALGRSGDMRRFMYHTALPRQDLTVSSRGILIKPALALGTHVAFVRYADHSTLLMGDAVVTERELQHFCDVLQEHGIMQTAIHKHLLAHKPDVWWIHLHAHGHDPVAIARGLRAAFDCTGTPPAGPATSSLPVGLDTTAIDAAMGVKGAPDGEIYKCTYVRRETVADGDMALPAGLGSTTSVNFQPLGGGRAALSGDLAMIASEVQPALAALRRGGVELVEVHHHNLTDEPRLFFVHFWAVGEAVRLARAIRRAVDTTNVVPMPGETGS; translated from the coding sequence ATGAGTGACGAGCGATCCCAGGACACCCGGTCCCGGCTCACCGCGTCCCGGCGCCGTGTGCTGGCCGCGGCCGTCCTTGCGCCCGCAGCCACCGGTGAGCCCGCCCGGGCTCGCGCCCTGTCCACCAGGCCTGGGGACCGCGCCCTGGTCCAACCGGTGATGACCAGGCTGGCGGACTGGGCGGACGTCAGTAAGGCGCTCGGCCGGTCCGGTGACATGAGGCGGTTCATGTACCACACGGCCCTGCCGCGCCAGGACCTCACGGTCTCCTCCCGCGGCATTCTGATCAAGCCCGCACTCGCCCTGGGTACCCATGTAGCCTTCGTCCGCTACGCAGACCACAGCACTCTCCTGATGGGCGACGCCGTGGTCACCGAACGCGAACTGCAGCACTTCTGTGACGTCCTGCAGGAGCACGGGATCATGCAGACTGCCATCCACAAACACCTGCTCGCCCACAAGCCGGATGTCTGGTGGATCCATCTGCACGCGCACGGCCACGATCCGGTCGCCATTGCCCGTGGCCTGCGCGCTGCATTCGACTGCACCGGTACTCCACCCGCCGGACCCGCCACCTCCTCGCTACCCGTCGGCCTGGACACCACCGCCATCGACGCCGCAATGGGCGTCAAGGGCGCCCCCGACGGCGAGATCTACAAGTGCACCTATGTCCGCCGCGAGACCGTCGCCGACGGTGACATGGCTCTGCCTGCGGGACTGGGCTCCACAACCTCCGTCAACTTCCAGCCGCTTGGCGGAGGGAGGGCCGCCCTGAGCGGCGACTTGGCCATGATCGCCAGCGAGGTCCAGCCCGCCCTTGCAGCCCTGCGACGCGGCGGCGTTGAACTCGTCGAGGTGCACCACCACAACCTCACCGACGAACCACGCCTGTTCTTCGTCCACTTCTGGGCCGTCGGCGAAGCCGTCAGGCTCGCCAGGGCCATTCGCCGAGCCGTGGACACCACCAACGTGGTGCCCATGCCTGGAGAAACCGGCTCATGA
- a CDS encoding IS5 family transposase, whose amino-acid sequence MAGRRPYPSDLSDARWALIEPVPAAWRAERRRSALNIGRPPEHDLREIMNAILYVDRTGVQWRYLPHDFPPWETCYGYFAKWQKDRVFAQLTGVLRRLLRQQEGKVAEPSACVIDAQSVKTSTSVPAAGQGTDAAKKVVGRKRSIVTDTLGLLLAVLVTAASVQDSAAGTHLVDQVAASHPTIRKVWVDGGYRQHLVEHAATFGIDMEIVQRAPGIRGFTPPLKRWTVERTYGWLMFHRRLACDYETLPARSEAIIGLAMTDLMARRLADEATIS is encoded by the coding sequence ATGGCCGGACGTCGTCCGTATCCGAGTGATCTGTCCGATGCCCGCTGGGCGTTGATCGAGCCGGTGCCAGCCGCCTGGCGGGCCGAGAGGCGCCGGTCTGCGCTGAACATCGGACGCCCGCCGGAGCACGACCTGCGAGAGATCATGAACGCGATCCTGTACGTCGACCGCACGGGGGTCCAGTGGCGCTACCTGCCGCACGACTTCCCGCCCTGGGAGACCTGCTACGGCTACTTCGCCAAGTGGCAGAAGGACCGTGTGTTCGCCCAGCTCACCGGCGTGCTGCGCCGGCTCCTCAGGCAGCAGGAAGGCAAGGTCGCGGAGCCGTCCGCGTGCGTGATCGACGCACAGAGCGTGAAGACCTCCACCAGCGTCCCGGCCGCCGGGCAGGGCACGGATGCGGCGAAGAAAGTCGTGGGCCGCAAGCGGAGCATCGTCACCGACACCCTCGGACTGCTGCTCGCGGTGCTGGTCACCGCCGCGAGCGTGCAGGACTCCGCCGCCGGCACCCACCTGGTCGACCAGGTCGCGGCCTCTCACCCCACCATCCGAAAAGTCTGGGTGGACGGCGGCTACCGCCAGCACCTCGTCGAGCACGCCGCCACCTTCGGCATCGACATGGAAATCGTCCAACGCGCCCCCGGGATCCGGGGATTTACCCCACCCCTCAAGCGCTGGACCGTGGAGCGGACCTACGGATGGCTGATGTTCCACCGCCGCCTGGCGTGCGACTACGAAACCCTCCCCGCACGCTCCGAAGCCATAATCGGCCTCGCCATGACCGACCTCATGGCCCGCCGCCTCGCCGACGAGGCAACCATCTCGTGA
- a CDS encoding EamA family transporter — protein sequence MQLSSAPQGISAVAGKVPASCLVLAGVCGIQFGAALAPRAYSQVGSAGVVFLRLLIASVLLCVMWRPRRAALKRMKGAWPAMLGAGTLLAGHHIAFFAAVESNVPLGVVATIEFLGPFAIALAASRRLADLVPACVAAGGVALLSGGGTASLSPGGIVLAAVAACCWAGYILVSAHMARLTDGGQGLALVFTWAALVSAPYGILHGGTALLDPHVLWVAAVVAVASSVLPYSLNLEALRRIPPRVFGVLTSLEPAAGAVFGLAVLGQHLCWPQWLGIAAVASASVAATLVNSKKEPRARNVSVSAVESGAAHEEDSVTAARG from the coding sequence ATGCAACTCAGTAGTGCACCCCAGGGAATCTCGGCCGTGGCGGGCAAGGTGCCCGCCTCTTGTCTGGTCCTGGCCGGAGTCTGCGGGATCCAGTTCGGCGCGGCACTTGCTCCCCGTGCGTATTCCCAGGTGGGTTCCGCCGGAGTGGTGTTCCTGCGCCTGCTGATCGCGAGCGTACTGCTGTGCGTGATGTGGCGGCCGCGGCGCGCGGCTCTGAAGCGGATGAAGGGAGCCTGGCCGGCGATGCTCGGCGCGGGCACCCTGCTGGCCGGCCATCACATCGCGTTCTTCGCGGCGGTGGAAAGCAACGTCCCGCTCGGCGTCGTCGCCACGATCGAGTTCCTCGGCCCCTTCGCCATCGCCCTGGCCGCTTCCCGGCGCCTGGCCGACCTGGTGCCGGCCTGCGTGGCGGCAGGCGGCGTGGCACTGCTGAGCGGAGGCGGCACCGCCTCCCTGTCACCGGGCGGCATCGTCCTGGCCGCCGTGGCGGCCTGCTGCTGGGCTGGATACATCCTCGTCTCCGCCCACATGGCCAGGCTGACCGACGGAGGCCAGGGACTGGCGCTCGTCTTCACCTGGGCCGCCTTGGTGAGCGCACCGTACGGCATCCTGCACGGTGGAACAGCGCTGCTGGATCCGCACGTGTTGTGGGTGGCTGCAGTGGTCGCGGTCGCCTCCAGCGTCCTGCCCTACTCCCTCAACCTCGAAGCACTGCGCCGGATCCCGCCGCGGGTTTTCGGCGTCCTCACCAGCCTGGAACCAGCTGCCGGAGCCGTGTTCGGCCTGGCCGTCCTGGGGCAGCACCTTTGCTGGCCGCAATGGCTCGGTATCGCAGCAGTCGCCAGCGCCTCCGTGGCTGCAACCCTGGTGAATTCGAAGAAGGAGCCGCGCGCCCGGAACGTGAGTGTCTCTGCCGTTGAGTCGGGCGCCGCTCACGAGGAGGACAGTGTTACGGCCGCGCGTGGCTGA
- a CDS encoding GNAT family N-acetyltransferase, protein MTLTEEITFDPKEISQLYDSVGWKGYTCDVDKLCRGLTKSHLVLTARDESGTLLGLARTVSDDESICYVQDLLVNPKFHRQGIGRALLERLMRRYAHCRFFLLSTAHESTPEGKRNHAFYRQLGFLSYEENQMAGFGLPRIRPPRGHSDR, encoded by the coding sequence GTGACCCTCACTGAAGAAATCACGTTCGACCCGAAGGAGATTTCCCAGCTCTACGACTCAGTCGGGTGGAAGGGCTACACCTGCGACGTCGACAAGCTCTGCCGTGGTCTGACGAAGTCGCACCTGGTCCTCACCGCCCGCGATGAGTCAGGCACACTTCTCGGGCTGGCCAGGACGGTCTCCGATGACGAGAGCATCTGCTACGTGCAGGATCTTCTGGTCAACCCGAAGTTCCACCGGCAGGGCATCGGCCGGGCATTGCTCGAACGCTTGATGAGGCGATACGCGCACTGCCGTTTCTTCCTGCTGTCCACCGCCCATGAATCGACACCGGAGGGCAAGCGGAACCACGCCTTCTACCGGCAGCTGGGCTTCCTTTCCTACGAGGAGAATCAGATGGCGGGCTTCGGCCTGCCGAGGATCAGGCCGCCCCGAGGCCACTCAGACAGATGA
- a CDS encoding GntR family transcriptional regulator, translating to MTTAHEAMDLAAGPPETPDQRPMHERITADLREEILSGTTPPGTVLRHADLTQRLGADDTTVHRALRNLQDEHLTAPHADGEMVVGHHRQTMRPAQGMSPVGPSEPFPWLVEVRRRGIDARFTLLEVEVLPEPPARIVEALQLADGQRAVLGHLLLTFDGKPAALIKVYFAYDIVDGTLITGRRLIRGGIPSLLSHLGYPALRCVDLVTAQTPTQEQNTILRLPETVPLLRTFRVAYSTGDRPVIVTDAVEAAHLFELQYEFSPASPR from the coding sequence ATGACGACGGCCCATGAGGCGATGGACCTGGCAGCAGGTCCGCCCGAGACCCCTGACCAGCGCCCGATGCACGAACGCATCACCGCCGATTTGCGCGAAGAGATCCTGTCCGGCACCACCCCTCCCGGTACCGTGCTGCGCCACGCTGACCTCACCCAACGCTTGGGCGCCGACGACACGACGGTTCACCGGGCCTTGCGCAACCTACAGGACGAACATCTGACCGCGCCGCACGCCGACGGTGAAATGGTCGTGGGCCACCACCGACAGACCATGCGCCCCGCCCAAGGAATGTCGCCTGTCGGCCCCAGCGAGCCCTTCCCGTGGTTAGTCGAGGTTCGCAGACGTGGGATCGACGCTCGCTTCACCCTCTTGGAGGTCGAGGTCCTGCCCGAACCTCCGGCACGGATCGTCGAAGCCCTCCAACTGGCCGATGGACAACGGGCCGTCCTGGGCCATCTCTTGCTGACCTTCGACGGGAAGCCGGCAGCCCTGATCAAGGTGTACTTCGCTTACGACATCGTCGATGGAACCCTGATCACTGGTCGTCGCCTCATCCGCGGTGGCATTCCCTCCCTTCTCAGCCACCTCGGCTACCCCGCTCTGCGGTGCGTGGACCTGGTCACCGCCCAAACCCCGACACAAGAGCAGAACACAATCCTTCGACTGCCTGAAACGGTGCCGCTGCTACGTACGTTCCGTGTGGCGTACAGCACTGGGGACCGGCCCGTGATCGTGACCGACGCGGTGGAAGCGGCTCATCTCTTCGAGTTGCAGTACGAGTTCTCCCCAGCATCGCCTCGCTGA
- a CDS encoding IS5 family transposase (programmed frameshift), protein MGRGPWSWIVPDGLWEIAEPLIPAPRVRPQGGGTQDRPDEMLFAAIIYVLVSGCAWRALPPCFGISKSTAHRRFMIWSRAGVWGRLYEAVLHQLDDAGLVDVSRVVLDSAHVRAKEGGEHTGPSPVDRGKPGSKMHVLSDANGLPLVVAVSAANVHDSEGLKPMIAGIQTQHDPHRGCHFKPRRLHADKAYDIPHLRKWLWGKHIGVRIARKGIESSERLGRRRWVIERTISWLSGYRRLNPRYERHPRNYLAFLGLAAALCCYKRLLKLTM, encoded by the exons ATGGGGCGGGGTCCGTGGAGTTGGATTGTTCCGGACGGACTGTGGGAGATCGCGGAGCCGTTGATCCCTGCGCCGCGGGTGCGGCCGCAGGGCGGCGGAACGCAGGACAGGCCTGATGAGATGCTGTTCGCGGCGATCATCTATGTGCTGGTCAGCGGCTGTGCATGGCGGGCCTTGCCGCCGTGCTTCGGGATATCGAAGTCGACCGCGCACCGCCGGTTCATGATCTGGTCGCGAGCCGGCGTTTGGGGACGCCTGTACGAAGCGGTCCTGCACCAGCTGGATGATGCGGGCCTTGTCGACGTCTCCCGCGTGGTCCTCGACTCCGCCCACGTCAGGGCTAAAGAAG GGGGCGAACACACAGGTCCGAGCCCCGTGGACCGAGGTAAGCCGGGTTCCAAGATGCACGTCCTGTCGGACGCGAACGGACTGCCCCTGGTCGTCGCCGTCTCGGCCGCCAACGTCCACGACAGCGAGGGCCTGAAGCCCATGATCGCGGGTATCCAAACGCAACACGACCCGCATCGAGGCTGTCACTTCAAACCCAGGCGACTCCACGCCGACAAGGCCTATGACATCCCCCACCTGCGGAAATGGCTGTGGGGCAAGCACATCGGTGTCCGCATCGCGCGCAAGGGCATCGAGTCCAGCGAACGGTTGGGCCGCCGCAGGTGGGTGATAGAACGGACCATCTCCTGGCTGTCCGGGTACCGCCGACTGAACCCGCGCTACGAGCGCCATCCCCGTAACTACCTGGCGTTTCTCGGGCTTGCCGCAGCCCTTTGCTGCTACAAGCGACTCCTCAAACTCACCATGTAG
- the coaD gene encoding pantetheine-phosphate adenylyltransferase — MRALFPGSFDPVTQGHQDVLRRAALLFDEVVVCVMFNPNKTGRFPITERLDRLRAAATDLSNVTVDSHTGGLLVDYCRRVGIDVVIRGVRGVPDLDYEMPMARMNHELAGVETFFIAADPALAHISSTLVTAMSQQDRVPE; from the coding sequence ATGCGAGCCCTCTTCCCAGGATCCTTCGACCCGGTCACTCAAGGGCACCAGGACGTACTCCGGCGCGCTGCCCTCCTGTTCGACGAGGTCGTCGTGTGCGTGATGTTCAATCCGAACAAGACCGGCCGCTTCCCCATCACGGAACGGCTGGACCGGCTCCGCGCGGCAGCAACTGACTTGAGCAACGTCACGGTCGACTCCCACACCGGCGGCCTGCTGGTCGACTACTGCCGCCGAGTCGGAATCGACGTCGTCATCCGCGGAGTCCGCGGCGTTCCCGACCTGGACTACGAAATGCCGATGGCTCGCATGAACCACGAACTGGCCGGAGTCGAAACGTTCTTCATCGCTGCAGACCCCGCCCTCGCCCACATCTCCTCCACCCTCGTCACCGCGATGAGCCAACAGGACCGTGTCCCCGAATGA
- a CDS encoding IS5 family transposase (programmed frameshift), whose protein sequence is MVERLVPDELWELFQRVVPEAPSRPQGGGRRRHGDREVLAAIVFVATSGCTWQQLPSASFGLSGPTAHRRFAEWSKARVWAKLHRLVLDELGSRGELDWSRCAIDSVNMRALKGDLTGPNPVDRGKYGSKIHLITERTGLPLSVGISGANLHDSQALEPLVRGIPPIRSRRGPRRRRPAKLHGDKGYDYNHLRRWLRSRGIRHRIARKGIEPSTRLGRHRWTIERTMAWLAGCRRLHRRYERKAEHFLAFTSIACTLICYRRLTK, encoded by the exons ATCGTTGAGCGGCTTGTGCCGGATGAGCTGTGGGAGTTGTTCCAGCGAGTGGTTCCGGAGGCGCCGAGTCGGCCTCAGGGTGGTGGCCGGCGCCGGCACGGCGACCGGGAGGTGTTGGCTGCGATCGTGTTCGTGGCCACGTCGGGCTGCACGTGGCAGCAACTGCCGTCCGCCTCGTTCGGGCTTTCAGGGCCCACGGCTCACCGGCGCTTCGCCGAGTGGTCGAAGGCCCGGGTGTGGGCGAAGCTCCATCGCCTGGTCCTCGACGAACTCGGCTCTCGCGGTGAACTGGACTGGTCTCGCTGCGCGATCGACTCGGTGAACATGCGAGCCCTG AAAGGGGACCTGACAGGTCCGAATCCGGTGGATCGCGGCAAGTACGGTTCAAAGATCCACTTGATCACCGAGCGTACCGGGCTGCCCCTGTCCGTCGGGATATCCGGTGCCAACCTGCACGACAGCCAGGCCCTCGAACCGCTCGTGCGAGGCATCCCACCCATTCGCTCCCGGCGCGGACCGCGCCGACGACGGCCCGCCAAACTCCACGGCGACAAAGGCTACGACTACAACCACCTGCGCCGATGGTTACGCAGCCGCGGCATCCGACATCGCATCGCCCGCAAAGGCATCGAGCCCTCCACACGGCTGGGCCGCCACCGCTGGACGATCGAACGCACCATGGCCTGGCTCGCCGGATGCCGCCGCCTCCACCGCCGCTACGAACGCAAAGCCGAACACTTCCTGGCCTTCACCAGCATCGCCTGCACCCTCATCTGCTACCGCAGACTCACCAAATGA
- a CDS encoding IS5 family transposase (programmed frameshift) yields the protein MGKRQSRPWIVSDELWALIEPLLPKPGPKLVEGRPRVPDRQALCGILFVLHTGIQWEYLPQELGFGSGMTCWRRLAAWNEAGMWDQLHVLLSKKLRSAKKLDWSRAVIDSSHVRAARKGPKSGPSPVDRARPGSKHHVVTDAQGIPLAVSLTGGNHNDVTQLLPLLDKIPPVAGVVGRPRHRPDALLADRGYDHDKYRPLLWQRGIRPVIARRGEPHGSGLGTFRYVVERTIAWLHGFRRLRIRWERRDDIHEAFLGLATCLITYRHVHRLC from the exons GTGGGGAAACGTCAGTCGCGGCCGTGGATCGTGTCGGATGAACTGTGGGCCCTGATCGAGCCGTTGCTGCCCAAGCCGGGGCCGAAGCTGGTCGAGGGACGGCCGAGGGTGCCGGACCGGCAGGCGTTGTGCGGAATCCTGTTCGTGCTGCATACCGGCATCCAGTGGGAGTACCTGCCCCAGGAGCTGGGCTTCGGTTCGGGCATGACCTGCTGGCGGCGGCTGGCCGCGTGGAACGAGGCCGGGATGTGGGACCAGTTGCATGTGCTGCTGTCAAAGAAGCTGCGGTCGGCGAAGAAGCTGGACTGGTCCCGGGCGGTGATCGACTCCTCCCATGTGCGGGCGGCCCGCA AGGGGCCCAAAAGCGGTCCCAGCCCGGTCGATCGCGCACGGCCGGGCAGCAAGCACCACGTCGTCACCGACGCCCAGGGCATCCCGCTCGCGGTGTCGCTGACCGGCGGCAACCACAACGACGTCACTCAACTCCTGCCCCTGCTCGACAAGATCCCCCCTGTCGCCGGGGTTGTCGGCCGGCCCCGGCACCGGCCCGACGCACTTCTCGCCGACCGCGGTTACGACCACGACAAGTACCGGCCCCTGCTGTGGCAGCGCGGCATCCGTCCCGTGATCGCGAGGCGAGGCGAGCCACACGGCTCCGGCCTGGGCACCTTCCGATACGTCGTCGAACGGACGATCGCCTGGCTGCACGGCTTCCGCCGCCTGCGCATCCGGTGGGAGCGACGGGACGACATCCATGAAGCCTTCCTCGGGCTCGCTACATGTCTCATCACCTACCGACACGTCCACCGCCTTTGTTAG
- a CDS encoding IS701 family transposase, translating to MALFVGDVFASVPRKDQRVKGDCYLRGLMLDGRRKSIQSMASRLPDGDEQNLQQFVNQSTWDPVPVQRRICERMLPLIGPAAWVIDDVSVPKDGRMSVAVAPQYCGALGKRANCQVAVSVHAATDTASCPLQWRLFLPEEWTSDTERRTVTRIPSEVTHREKWRLALDMLDTLAGWGMRPPAVVADAAYGTNAHLRSALSERGIGYVLAVRADVSAHPFDAEPVAPSRNGPIGCWPQPRYRHPAPSVADLASGLAKDSFTALTWRQGSRGELRSRFAAVRVRPAGKAVERPIKAAASAEQGWWDGVLPDCWLLVEWPEDAEAPTDYWLSNLSADTPIVDLVRLAKVRWRIEHDYRELKHGLGLDHFEGRSWPGWHHHVTLVTATHAFLTEQRLAPKAPAPVSPSTKW from the coding sequence TTGGCGTTATTCGTGGGCGATGTGTTCGCCTCGGTGCCGCGGAAGGACCAGCGGGTCAAGGGCGACTGTTACCTGCGGGGCCTGATGCTGGACGGCCGCCGCAAGTCCATCCAGTCCATGGCCTCGCGGCTGCCGGACGGCGACGAACAGAACCTGCAGCAGTTCGTGAACCAGTCCACCTGGGATCCGGTACCGGTCCAGCGGCGCATCTGCGAGCGGATGCTGCCACTGATCGGCCCGGCGGCCTGGGTGATCGACGATGTGTCGGTGCCCAAGGACGGGAGGATGTCGGTCGCCGTGGCTCCGCAGTACTGCGGAGCGTTGGGCAAGCGAGCCAACTGCCAGGTCGCGGTCAGTGTCCACGCCGCCACTGATACCGCCTCCTGCCCGCTGCAATGGCGTCTGTTCCTGCCCGAGGAGTGGACCTCGGACACCGAGCGCCGGACCGTCACCCGCATTCCGTCCGAGGTCACGCACCGCGAGAAGTGGCGCCTGGCGTTGGACATGCTCGACACGCTGGCCGGCTGGGGCATGAGGCCGCCGGCCGTGGTGGCCGACGCCGCCTACGGCACCAACGCACACCTGCGGTCCGCATTGTCGGAGCGCGGAATCGGCTACGTACTGGCGGTCCGCGCGGACGTGAGCGCCCACCCGTTCGACGCCGAGCCTGTGGCCCCGTCCCGTAACGGGCCCATCGGATGCTGGCCCCAGCCCCGCTACCGTCATCCCGCACCGTCGGTTGCGGACCTGGCCTCCGGCCTCGCAAAGGATTCCTTCACCGCCTTGACCTGGCGACAGGGATCGCGAGGCGAGTTACGTTCCCGCTTCGCCGCCGTGCGTGTCCGCCCGGCGGGCAAGGCCGTCGAGCGTCCGATCAAGGCCGCTGCTTCGGCCGAGCAGGGCTGGTGGGACGGCGTTCTGCCGGACTGTTGGCTGCTGGTCGAATGGCCCGAAGACGCCGAGGCTCCCACCGATTACTGGCTGTCCAATCTGTCGGCCGACACCCCGATCGTCGACCTCGTGCGGCTGGCCAAGGTCCGCTGGCGCATCGAGCACGATTACCGCGAGCTCAAGCACGGCCTGGGCCTGGACCACTTCGAAGGCCGCTCCTGGCCCGGCTGGCACCACCACGTCACCCTCGTGACCGCCACCCACGCGTTCCTCACCGAACAGCGCCTGGCCCCAAAAGCCCCGGCACCGGTCTCACCCTCTACCAAGTGGTAG
- a CDS encoding IS630 family transposase, whose translation MPVCNACPIALSAAERMRLKKMAYGHRTEHRLRVLAQVVLHAARGRSNARIARETGLHLDTVRRWRGRFADAGLPGLKDRQRCGRPASFTPLQAAEVKALACRLPAETGVPVSRWSCPELAREAAEPGIAAFVSASTVRRWLAQDALKPWQHRSWIFITDPDFRTKAARVLDLYARTWQGRALGEDEYVISANEKTSIQARCRCHPTLAPGKARAVRVNHTYGRGGALAYLAAYDVHHARVFGHTEPRTGIGPFMALVTQVMSQQPYASAKRVFWIVDNGSSHRGQKAADRLTAAFPNAVMVHTPVHASWLNQVEIYFSVVQRKVVAPNDFTDLTEVGDRLRTFEDRYNATAQPFQWKFTTSDLDDLLARLDRHTTGHQEESSAALAA comes from the coding sequence ATGCCCGTCTGCAATGCCTGTCCGATAGCCCTGAGCGCCGCCGAACGCATGCGGTTGAAGAAGATGGCCTACGGCCACAGGACCGAGCACCGGTTGCGGGTGCTTGCGCAGGTGGTGCTGCACGCCGCGCGCGGACGCTCCAACGCGCGGATCGCCCGGGAGACGGGGCTGCACCTGGACACCGTGCGCCGCTGGCGTGGCCGGTTCGCCGACGCGGGCCTGCCCGGGCTCAAAGACCGCCAACGCTGTGGCCGTCCCGCCTCGTTCACACCGCTGCAGGCCGCCGAGGTCAAGGCGCTGGCCTGTCGGCTGCCCGCCGAGACCGGAGTGCCGGTCTCACGCTGGTCGTGCCCGGAACTGGCCCGCGAGGCCGCCGAGCCGGGCATCGCCGCGTTTGTGTCGGCGTCCACCGTGCGCCGCTGGCTGGCCCAGGACGCGCTCAAGCCCTGGCAGCACCGCTCCTGGATCTTCATCACCGACCCCGACTTCCGCACCAAGGCCGCCCGGGTGCTGGACCTGTACGCCCGCACCTGGCAGGGCCGGGCGCTGGGTGAGGACGAGTACGTGATCAGCGCCAACGAGAAGACCTCTATCCAGGCCCGCTGCCGCTGCCACCCAACTCTCGCCCCCGGCAAGGCCAGAGCAGTGCGTGTCAACCACACCTACGGGCGGGGCGGGGCCCTGGCCTACCTGGCCGCCTACGACGTCCACCACGCTCGCGTGTTCGGCCACACCGAACCGCGCACCGGCATTGGCCCGTTCATGGCCCTGGTCACCCAGGTCATGAGCCAGCAGCCCTACGCAAGCGCGAAACGTGTGTTCTGGATCGTGGACAACGGCTCTTCCCACCGCGGGCAGAAGGCCGCCGACCGCCTCACCGCGGCGTTCCCGAACGCCGTGATGGTCCACACCCCGGTACACGCCTCCTGGCTGAACCAGGTGGAGATCTACTTCTCCGTCGTCCAGCGCAAGGTGGTCGCGCCCAACGACTTCACCGACCTCACCGAGGTCGGGGACCGGCTCCGAACGTTCGAAGACCGCTACAACGCCACGGCACAGCCGTTCCAGTGGAAGTTCACCACCTCCGACCTGGATGATCTGCTGGCCAGACTCGACCGGCACACCACCGGTCACCAGGAAGAATCCTCCGCCGCGCTGGCAGCATGA
- a CDS encoding Vps62-related protein, producing MIAPVSGQSGVVASPVDYRRLWHDSNTGAYLYGSVWRPVPPQGYVALGDVWMSGWDVKPPLNAIWCVKQTAVQGHTYVRRAELRERVWMDQGTGGNGGDVAVWRVDVPPISEDPSERLLLAPNTVTTVTHYSTPAPTDTTWILDVPAGVEKRPEPEAPPLTSYQEPSNPQPVTDRIVRVPFTGVNDEGRDLQWKVLNSPFYRLHRRVGYNRAIFTNNQHGTQPARASEQVVTGVVQSESEAWTTLTRIVVSASAGIAFKGLSVGADVNITRETGYEKRTSLTEFTESTRTQEMVTPPQASGVLWVKSHELQLYRVDGSAVAGALSFQFPSYAIANYPPNAVGQHVEPAAPAEPEFQQAPDLDGEKGGGIPGFDAEELTKKLELAKQEMSGKP from the coding sequence ATGATCGCCCCGGTCTCAGGGCAGTCGGGGGTGGTGGCCTCTCCGGTGGACTACCGGCGGTTGTGGCACGACAGCAATACCGGAGCGTACCTCTACGGGTCGGTGTGGCGGCCGGTCCCGCCGCAGGGGTACGTGGCTCTGGGGGACGTGTGGATGTCGGGCTGGGACGTCAAACCGCCGCTGAACGCGATCTGGTGCGTGAAACAGACCGCCGTCCAGGGACACACCTATGTGCGCCGGGCGGAGCTGAGGGAGCGGGTCTGGATGGACCAGGGGACCGGCGGCAACGGCGGGGATGTGGCCGTGTGGCGGGTCGATGTCCCCCCGATCTCGGAGGACCCCTCCGAGCGGCTGCTCCTCGCCCCCAACACGGTCACCACCGTCACGCACTACAGCACTCCGGCACCGACGGACACGACCTGGATCCTGGACGTGCCGGCCGGCGTCGAGAAGCGGCCGGAGCCGGAGGCACCGCCCCTGACCTCCTACCAGGAGCCGTCCAACCCGCAGCCGGTCACCGACCGGATCGTGCGCGTTCCGTTCACGGGCGTCAACGACGAGGGACGCGACCTGCAATGGAAGGTCCTCAACAGCCCGTTCTACCGGCTGCACCGCCGCGTCGGCTACAACCGGGCGATCTTCACGAACAACCAGCACGGCACCCAGCCCGCGCGCGCCTCGGAACAGGTGGTCACCGGCGTCGTCCAGAGCGAGAGCGAGGCGTGGACGACGCTGACCCGCATCGTTGTCTCCGCCTCGGCCGGCATCGCGTTCAAGGGCCTCTCGGTGGGCGCGGACGTCAACATCACCCGTGAGACCGGCTACGAGAAGCGCACCTCGCTCACCGAGTTCACCGAGAGCACCAGGACGCAGGAGATGGTCACCCCGCCACAGGCATCAGGGGTCCTGTGGGTCAAGTCCCACGAACTCCAGTTGTACCGGGTCGACGGCAGCGCGGTGGCCGGGGCCCTGTCATTCCAGTTCCCGTCCTACGCCATCGCCAACTACCCACCCAACGCCGTCGGCCAGCACGTCGAGCCCGCCGCACCGGCCGAGCCGGAGTTCCAGCAGGCACCCGACCTCGACGGGGAGAAAGGCGGCGGCATCCCCGGCTTCGATGCCGAGGAGCTGACGAAGAAGCTGGAGCTGGCCAAGCAGGAGATGTCCGGAAAGCCTTAG